A DNA window from Gordonia humi contains the following coding sequences:
- a CDS encoding MFS transporter: MSFAIAVFALTVVMLGTTLPTPLYPIYGDHLGFGVLTTTVVYAVYATGVAGALILFGRFSDILGRKPLLLAGALLSVASALVFVTAGELWQLILGRVLSGLSAGIYAGAATAAVIEAAPLSWRGRAAALATAANVGGTGIGPLLSGFLAQYGPVPLRAVFVVNLVLLAVVMVGIWWMAEPLAHPSAGHLAIQRLSVPHEIRSAFARASIVAFAGFSVAGSFAGVAPAFVSQVVGIQSPALVGILVATLLLMSAAVQIAGRGLPADRAMVAGCIALVVGVAILIGGLATRSLILLVLGAVVSGAGQGLTFSKGLAALVAVSPQPRRAEVISAYFLVVYVAISLPIVGVGLAASRWGLQVAGVGLNVVVGVLALVALALTVASSCSAGQHRSNQDSDPMPG, from the coding sequence GTGTCGTTCGCGATCGCAGTGTTTGCGCTCACGGTCGTCATGCTCGGGACCACTCTGCCGACACCCTTGTACCCGATCTACGGTGACCATCTCGGATTCGGTGTCCTGACCACGACCGTGGTCTATGCCGTCTACGCCACGGGAGTGGCCGGTGCACTGATCCTCTTCGGTCGCTTCTCCGACATCCTGGGGCGCAAGCCACTGCTCCTGGCCGGAGCTCTGCTGTCAGTGGCAAGCGCACTGGTGTTTGTGACTGCAGGAGAACTCTGGCAGTTGATACTCGGCCGCGTGCTTTCGGGCCTGTCTGCTGGTATCTATGCCGGGGCAGCGACGGCTGCAGTGATCGAGGCCGCGCCCCTCTCGTGGCGAGGGCGGGCGGCCGCGTTAGCGACCGCTGCGAATGTTGGAGGCACCGGGATAGGTCCACTCCTGTCCGGATTTCTTGCCCAGTACGGTCCGGTGCCGTTGCGCGCGGTCTTCGTCGTGAACCTTGTTTTGCTTGCGGTTGTCATGGTGGGGATCTGGTGGATGGCTGAGCCGTTGGCGCATCCCTCAGCTGGGCATCTGGCGATTCAGCGATTGTCGGTACCGCACGAGATTCGGAGTGCTTTTGCGCGGGCATCGATTGTCGCCTTTGCAGGGTTCTCGGTTGCTGGATCGTTTGCCGGAGTCGCCCCGGCTTTCGTCTCTCAGGTGGTCGGCATTCAGAGTCCAGCGCTTGTCGGAATCCTGGTTGCCACACTATTGTTGATGTCCGCAGCTGTGCAGATCGCAGGCCGAGGCCTACCCGCGGATCGGGCCATGGTGGCGGGCTGCATAGCACTCGTGGTTGGTGTGGCCATCCTTATTGGGGGGCTCGCAACACGGTCGCTCATCCTGTTGGTGCTCGGCGCCGTCGTCAGCGGCGCAGGGCAAGGGTTGACGTTCAGCAAGGGGTTGGCGGCACTGGTGGCAGTCAGCCCCCAGCCCCGTCGAGCAGAGGTGATCTCCGCCTATTTCCTCGTGGTCTACGTTGCGATCTCCCTTCCCATTGTCGGCGTCGGGCTCGCCGCTTCACGATGGGGCCTACAGGTCGCTGGTGTCGGGTTGAACGTAGTGGTTGGGGTGCTGGCGCTCGTCGCACTGGCATTGACGGTTGCCAGCAGCTGCAGCGCCGGCCAGCACCGGTCTAACCAGGATTCGGACCCAATGCCTGGGTAA
- a CDS encoding MspA family porin — MLRRVTTGLLLLAVAAFALASSLFAGPADARTHHTREGVDITLTASKLKAKKIPALDSSPLSGEALLSSDVHAGIKGIDGKTVRATVEVGYKIGYPVSVAPSGVKVTAHTPELKLTGGLNAKIAPEVTISGSGGGGKLGEIGGELGAEATVIPAADLEFEVGAGKITTVTLADIALTQPVADIVLSGVELNVSNALGPISVRPFAKISVTTDTGVYVYYDHGPTSRI, encoded by the coding sequence GTGCTACGACGTGTCACTACAGGATTACTGCTGCTCGCCGTCGCGGCGTTCGCGCTCGCATCGAGCCTGTTTGCCGGGCCAGCGGACGCCCGCACTCACCACACGCGTGAAGGTGTCGACATCACGCTCACCGCGTCCAAACTCAAGGCCAAGAAGATCCCCGCACTGGACTCCTCACCGCTCTCGGGTGAAGCCCTGCTGTCCTCGGACGTGCACGCCGGGATCAAGGGTATCGACGGCAAGACCGTCCGCGCGACCGTGGAAGTCGGCTACAAAATCGGCTACCCGGTCTCGGTCGCACCCTCGGGTGTGAAAGTCACCGCACACACACCGGAGTTGAAACTGACTGGCGGCCTCAACGCCAAGATCGCACCCGAGGTCACGATCTCCGGCAGCGGAGGAGGCGGCAAGCTCGGCGAGATCGGCGGCGAACTCGGCGCCGAAGCGACCGTGATCCCGGCCGCCGATCTCGAGTTCGAAGTCGGTGCCGGCAAGATCACCACCGTCACCCTCGCTGACATCGCACTCACTCAGCCCGTGGCCGACATCGTCCTGTCCGGCGTCGAACTGAACGTGTCCAACGCGCTCGGCCCGATCTCGGTGCGACCGTTCGCCAAAATCTCCGTCACCACCGACACCGGCGTCTACGTCTACTACGACCACGGCCCCACCAGCCGCATCTAA